The following proteins come from a genomic window of Microtus ochrogaster isolate Prairie Vole_2 unplaced genomic scaffold, MicOch1.0 UNK1, whole genome shotgun sequence:
- the Figla gene encoding factor in the germline alpha, whose protein sequence is MDAAPVSPEPLLVVPQPEVLEELQQAQLGPLPRLAAICRLKRLPSGGYSTTDDLHLVLERRRVANAKERERIKNLNRGFAKLKAMVPFLPQSRKPSKVDILKGATEYIRVLGCVLGEAKASEKQGPEEQTHSSRPSDPHVSSARELLGKATQPTSCASNLKKEEEGPWAYGGHSGPLYTYHQSMAPETSRYFIHQESDEKFLLK, encoded by the exons ATGGACGCGGCGCCTGTGTCCCCAGAACCCTTGCTGGTTGTCCCGCAGCCtgaggtgctggaggagctgcagCAGGCACAGCTGGGGCCCCTGCCCCGACTGGCCGCCATTTGTAGGCTCAAGCGGCTGCCCTCGGGCGGCTACTCCACCACGGACGACCTGCATCTGGTGCTGGAGCGCAGGCGCGTGGCCAACGCCAAAGAGCGCGAGCGG ATAAAAAATCTCAACCGTGGCTTTGCCAAGCTGAAGGCGATGGTGCCGTTTCTGCCACAGAGCCGGAAGCCCAGCAAAGTTGACATCCTGAAAGGTGCAACGGAATACATACGGGTGCTTGGCTGTGTTCTGGGAGAAGCAAAGGCCTCAGAG AAACAAGGCCCCGAGGAGCAGACCCACAGTAGCAGACCCTCTGACCCTCATGTGTCCTCGGCTAGAGAGCTCTTGGGAAAAGCTACCCAGCCTACCAGCTGTGCAAGTAacttgaagaaagaagaagaggggcCTTGGGCATATGGTGGCCATAGTGGGCCATTGTACACCTATCATCAGAGCATGGCCCCCGAGACAAGTAGATACTTCATACATCAAGAGTCTGATGAAAAATTCCTGCTAAAATAG